The following coding sequences lie in one Nerophis lumbriciformis linkage group LG02, RoL_Nlum_v2.1, whole genome shotgun sequence genomic window:
- the cyp26c1 gene encoding cytochrome P450 26C1, with amino-acid sequence MFRLPDLGPPSALTSALASALCALLLLGLTRALWSLRWRLTRDPASSLPLPEGSMGWPLVGETLHWLLQGSDFHVSRRRRHGNVFKTHLLGKPVIRVTGAENIRKILLGEHSLVCTQWPQSTRIILGPNTLVNSVGEAHKRKRKVLAKVFSRPALESYLPRLQEVVRCEVAKWSSWPDTMDVYAAAKSLTFRVAVRVLLGLHLEEDRVVYLSRIFEQLMDNLFSLPVDAPLCGLRKGIKAREILHSNMEKIIEEKMERQQAQDEHLDAFDYMLSSAKEHGQDLSIQELKETAVELIFAAHSTTASASTSLLLQLLRHPAALRRLKAELVSEGLAGAGGSPDGGPPQAHLSLDKLSRLRYLDCVIKEVLRFLPPVSGGYRTALQTFELDGYQVPKGWSVMYSIRDTHETAAVFNSPQLFDPDRFGPEREENRPSRFSYVPFGGGVRSCVGKELAQVVLKTLAVELVGTCKWTLATKDFPRMQTVPIVHPVNGLHVRFARSDPL; translated from the exons ATGTTCCGTCTGCCGGACCTCGGGCCGCCGTCGGCCCTGACCAGCGCGCTCGCGTCGGCGCTGTGCGCGCTCCTGCTGCTCGGCCTGACGCGCGCGCTTTGGAGCCTCCGCTGGAGGCTGACCAGGGACCCCGCCAGCAGCCTCCCCCTGCCGGAGGGCTCCATGGGGTGGCCCCTGGTCGGGGAGACCCTCCACTGGCTGCTGCAG GGCTCCGACTTCCACGTCTCTCGCAGGCGTCGCCACGGCAACGTGTTTAAGACCCACCTCCTGGGCAAGCCCGTCATCCGGGTGACGGGCGCCGAGAACATCCGGAAGATCCTGCTGGGGGAGCACAGTCTGGTGTGCACGCAGTGGCCCCAGAGCACGCGCATCATCCTGGGCCCCAACACGCTGGTCAACTCTGTCGGCGAAGCCCACAAGAGGAAGAGGAAG GTCTTGGCCAAGGTGTTTAGCAGGCCGGCTCTGGAGTCCTACCTGCCCCGCCTGCAGGAAGTGGTGCGCTGCGAAGTGGCCAAGTGGAGCTCGTGGCCCGACACCATGGACGTGTACGCCGCCGCCAAGTCGCTGACGTTCCGCGTGGCCGTGCGCGTGCTGCTGGGCCTGCACCTGGAGGAGGACCGAGTGGTCTACCTGAGCCGCATCTTCGAGCAGCTGATGGACAACCTCTTCTCGCTTCCCGTTGACGCTCCGCTCTGCGGGCTCCGTAAG GGCATCAAAGCCAGGGAGATCCTCCACTCCAACATGGAGAAGATCATCGAGGAGAAGATGGAGCGCCAGCAGGCGCAGGATGAACATCTCGACGCCTTCGACTACATGCTGTCCAGCGCCAAGGAGCACGGCCAGGACCTCAGCATCCAGGAGCTCAAG GAAACCGCTGTGGAGTTGATCTTCGCCGCTCACTCCACCACCGCCAGCGCCTCCacctctctgctgctgcagctccTTCGCCACCCGGCCGCACTCCGGCGCCTCAAAGCAGAGCTGGTCTCTGAGGGCCTCGCGGGCGCTGGCGGTTCACCCGACGGCGGTCCACCTCAGGCGCACCTGAGCCTCGACAAACTGAGCCGCCTGCGCTACCTGGACTGCGTGATCAAAGAGGTCCTGCGCTTCCTGCCGCCGGTTTCCGGAGGATACCGCACCGCTCTGCAGACGTTTGAGTTGGAC GGCTACCAGGTCCCCAAAGGCTGGAGCGTCATGTACAGCATCAGGGACACGCATGAGACCGCCGCCGTCTTCAACAGTCCCCAACTCTTTGATCCGGACCGCTTCGGACCGGAGCGAGAGGAAAACCGGCCGTCGCGCTTCAGCTACGTGCCGTTTGGCGGCGGCGTGCGGAGTTGCGTGGGCAAAGAACTGGCCCAGGTGGTCCTGAAGACTCTGGCTGTGGAGCTGGTGGGCACGTGCAAATGGACCCTGGCCACGAAGGACTTCCCCAGAATGCAGACGGTGCCCATCGTGCACCCTGTCAACGGACTACACGTGCGCTTCGCTCGCAGCGACCCACTTTGA